In the genome of Terribacillus sp. FSL K6-0262, one region contains:
- a CDS encoding redoxin domain-containing protein, with translation MTSTRKRRFYVRVTVLAVLAGMVLTAGWQLLHEGRSKKVEPGEGAPDFMLTDIRTGEEFRLSDMQGKGVLVNFWATYCEPCKQEMPLFEEASNTYENQNVIFAAISEDESTLVIDRFREKYKLSFPIMQDNGQVMEAYGVDALPATFFVRADGTVSRTIYGPLQTDRLEDYLDEIVP, from the coding sequence TTGACATCCACTCGCAAACGGCGTTTTTACGTACGCGTGACTGTCCTTGCCGTCCTGGCTGGCATGGTTTTGACAGCAGGATGGCAGCTGCTTCATGAGGGAAGGTCCAAAAAAGTGGAACCCGGGGAGGGAGCTCCGGATTTCATGCTCACGGATATCCGGACAGGTGAAGAGTTCAGGCTGTCCGATATGCAAGGCAAGGGTGTCCTTGTCAATTTTTGGGCAACCTATTGTGAACCATGCAAGCAGGAAATGCCTTTGTTTGAAGAGGCATCCAATACATATGAAAACCAAAACGTCATCTTTGCTGCCATCAGCGAGGATGAAAGTACGCTCGTGATCGATCGCTTCCGGGAAAAATACAAGCTCTCTTTTCCGATCATGCAGGATAATGGACAGGTGATGGAAGCATATGGAGTAGATGCACTGCCGGCTACATTCTTCGTTCGTGCCGACGGAACCGTCAGCAGGACAATCTATGGTCCATTGCAGACTGATCGCCTGGAAGATTATTTGGATGAGATAGTGCCTTGA
- a CDS encoding ATP-dependent DNA helicase RecQ — translation MRTKLQQALKTYYGYDSFRTGQEEILESVMQGHHALGVLPTGTGKSVCYQLPAFMRSGQVIVVSPLLSLMEDQVKQLRARGFKRVAALNSFLDFEDKQRVMRNLRNYDLLYVSPEMLQNEFLITQLQQLQIQLFVVDEAHCISQWGQEFRTDYLRLAEVIRKLGTPPVLALTGTATPEVQKDIQHLLGDLDMDEHIYPMDRENISYFVQEVQDQQEKNETMLALLHKIQAPTIIYFSSRNMAESAAAIIRANMPEMPCAYYHGGMENEDRILIQQQFLAGQLQIICCTSAFGMGVDKEDVRLIIHYHLPRDKESFIQEVGRAGRDGKESVSVVLYSPGDWQIPIHLIEQDLPETSSIQQLMRFLYQRVKAQRIELPAYESVIQHIPISETQWRFLLYQMEKHDIVKGNHLQYAAKAWKDFLDRIEKFVGDRKKYKLKQLQRMKEWVYTESCRRQELFAEFQHTVRQAKDRCCDNCGDTLAGWQASFVEGQPQLIGWRAQLHHLLYQ, via the coding sequence ATGAGGACAAAGCTGCAGCAGGCATTGAAGACGTATTATGGATATGATTCTTTCCGGACTGGTCAGGAGGAAATCCTGGAGAGTGTCATGCAGGGGCACCATGCTTTGGGTGTTTTACCAACGGGTACAGGCAAGTCCGTTTGCTACCAGCTGCCGGCTTTCATGCGCAGCGGACAAGTCATCGTGGTTTCCCCATTGCTGTCACTGATGGAAGATCAAGTGAAGCAATTGCGGGCCAGGGGATTCAAGCGGGTAGCTGCACTCAATAGTTTCCTTGATTTTGAAGATAAGCAGCGGGTGATGCGAAATCTGCGCAATTATGATCTGCTGTATGTTTCACCGGAGATGCTGCAAAATGAATTTTTGATCACGCAATTGCAGCAGCTGCAGATTCAATTGTTTGTCGTCGATGAAGCCCATTGTATCTCCCAATGGGGACAGGAATTCAGGACGGATTATCTGCGCCTGGCAGAAGTGATCCGGAAACTTGGCACTCCTCCGGTGCTTGCTTTGACCGGGACAGCCACCCCGGAAGTCCAAAAGGATATCCAGCATTTGCTCGGTGATTTGGATATGGATGAGCATATTTATCCGATGGATCGGGAAAATATCTCTTACTTTGTACAGGAAGTGCAGGATCAGCAGGAAAAGAATGAAACGATGCTTGCACTGCTTCATAAAATACAAGCACCGACCATCATCTATTTTTCCAGCCGCAATATGGCGGAAAGTGCTGCCGCCATCATCCGGGCAAACATGCCGGAGATGCCTTGCGCATACTATCATGGCGGTATGGAAAATGAGGATAGGATCCTGATCCAGCAGCAGTTTTTAGCCGGTCAGCTGCAGATCATCTGCTGTACAAGTGCCTTCGGTATGGGGGTGGATAAAGAGGATGTACGACTGATCATCCATTACCATTTGCCCAGGGACAAGGAATCCTTCATCCAGGAGGTCGGCAGAGCCGGAAGGGACGGGAAGGAAAGCGTCAGTGTCGTGCTTTACAGTCCTGGGGATTGGCAAATCCCGATCCATCTGATCGAGCAAGACCTGCCCGAAACATCTTCGATCCAGCAGCTGATGCGTTTTCTTTATCAGCGGGTAAAAGCACAACGAATCGAATTGCCTGCTTATGAATCAGTCATCCAGCATATTCCGATAAGTGAGACGCAATGGCGATTTTTACTTTATCAAATGGAGAAACATGATATAGTAAAGGGAAATCATCTGCAATATGCGGCAAAAGCTTGGAAGGATTTCCTGGACAGAATAGAGAAGTTTGTTGGGGACAGGAAAAAATACAAACTTAAGCAGCTGCAGCGGATGAAGGAATGGGTCTATACAGAATCTTGCAGGCGCCAGGAACTTTTTGCGGAATTCCAGCACACTGTGCGCCAAGCAAAGGACCGATGCTGTGACAATTGCGGCGATACGCTTGCTGGATGGCAGGCAAGCTTCGTGGAGGGACAGCCGCAGCTTATCGGCTGGCGCGCGCAGCTGCATCATCTCCTGTATCAGTGA
- a CDS encoding response regulator transcription factor — protein sequence METDAHILVVDDEERIRRLVRMYLEKEGYTLDEAADGEQGLQMALETDYDAILLDVMMPGKDGIEVCQEIRKEKGTPIIMLTAKGEEADRVEGFEVGADDYIVKPFSPREVVLRVKALLRRSSTTKYLHTDAKAKDLLVFPHLTIDKDAHRVTADNQEVTLTPKEYELLHFLASTPDKVYGREELLKQVWKYEFFGDLRTVDTHVKRLREKLSKVSEEAASMIVTVWGVGYKFEADKS from the coding sequence ATGGAAACAGACGCACATATTCTTGTAGTAGACGATGAAGAAAGGATCCGCAGACTCGTACGCATGTACTTGGAAAAGGAAGGCTACACGCTTGATGAGGCTGCTGATGGGGAGCAAGGACTGCAAATGGCACTCGAGACAGATTATGATGCCATCCTGCTGGATGTCATGATGCCAGGCAAGGACGGAATCGAGGTTTGCCAGGAAATACGCAAGGAAAAAGGTACCCCGATCATCATGCTTACAGCCAAAGGGGAAGAAGCTGACCGTGTGGAAGGATTCGAAGTCGGTGCAGATGATTATATTGTGAAGCCGTTCAGTCCCCGGGAAGTCGTTCTTCGTGTCAAAGCTCTTTTGAGAAGATCTTCGACGACAAAATACCTGCATACAGATGCAAAAGCGAAAGACTTGCTTGTATTCCCCCATCTTACCATCGATAAGGATGCCCACCGGGTGACAGCCGATAACCAGGAAGTGACTTTGACACCGAAGGAATACGAACTGCTCCACTTCCTTGCGTCCACGCCGGATAAGGTTTACGGACGGGAAGAGCTGTTGAAGCAGGTCTGGAAATATGAATTTTTCGGTGATTTGCGGACGGTCGATACACATGTGAAAAGACTCCGTGAAAAACTAAGCAAGGTTTCAGAAGAGGCAGCTTCCATGATTGTGACAGTATGGGGTGTCGGTTACAAATTCGAAGCTGATAAAAGCTGA
- the ccsB gene encoding c-type cytochrome biogenesis protein CcsB — MENLSIISGHLLEAAFISYLLGVILFTWSAVRKQQRWPARFAWMITAAGWLAQLGFFILRWVYSGHAPVSNLFEFMTFFGMMLILVTLIMYRSYRYPLLAVMALMISILLIGCAAMFPREVAPLVPSLQSHWLYIHVTTAALGEAVLSVSFFAGFLYILHETDQEKQHKRARVIEGFLVLILSVAGYVLLAFLFRMFDYTANVIGTEASIIYQLPPIFVPDGTVSSPFGIQIIVPDWLRGENAAQKLNTIILSLIAGCLLYLIIRIFTRKRIGAALQPLVRKLPKDALDDIGYRSVAVGFPIFTLGALIFAMIWAQQAWDRFWGWDPKEVWALVTWLFYAAYLHIRMLRGWRGIRSAWLAVIGFCVIMFNLLAVNLLIVGLHAYA, encoded by the coding sequence ATGGAAAATCTGTCTATCATAAGCGGGCATCTGCTCGAAGCTGCTTTTATCAGTTATTTGTTAGGTGTGATCCTGTTTACATGGTCTGCGGTCAGGAAACAGCAGCGCTGGCCTGCACGCTTCGCTTGGATGATCACCGCTGCGGGATGGCTTGCACAGCTTGGCTTTTTCATCCTTCGATGGGTGTACAGCGGACATGCACCTGTAAGCAATCTATTTGAATTCATGACCTTCTTCGGTATGATGCTCATCCTGGTGACGTTGATCATGTATCGTTCCTATCGCTATCCATTGCTGGCCGTGATGGCTTTGATGATCAGCATCCTGCTCATTGGCTGTGCTGCTATGTTTCCGCGTGAAGTGGCACCGCTTGTACCCTCCCTGCAAAGTCACTGGCTGTATATCCATGTGACGACAGCTGCACTTGGCGAAGCGGTGCTCTCCGTCAGCTTTTTTGCAGGGTTTTTATATATCCTGCATGAAACGGATCAGGAGAAACAGCATAAAAGGGCAAGGGTGATCGAAGGCTTTCTCGTTCTCATCCTATCCGTGGCAGGCTATGTGCTGCTTGCATTTTTGTTCCGGATGTTCGATTACACCGCTAATGTGATAGGAACGGAAGCAAGCATCATCTATCAGCTTCCGCCTATTTTTGTTCCAGACGGCACTGTATCCTCGCCATTTGGGATCCAGATCATCGTACCGGATTGGCTCCGCGGCGAAAATGCGGCTCAAAAGCTGAATACCATCATCTTATCCTTGATCGCAGGCTGCCTCCTTTACCTAATCATCCGCATCTTTACTAGGAAGAGGATTGGAGCAGCGTTGCAGCCGCTGGTACGGAAATTGCCGAAGGATGCCTTGGATGATATCGGCTATCGATCTGTCGCAGTCGGGTTCCCTATCTTCACGCTCGGTGCCCTCATCTTCGCGATGATTTGGGCCCAGCAGGCATGGGACCGTTTCTGGGGCTGGGATCCCAAGGAAGTGTGGGCACTGGTCACTTGGCTTTTCTATGCCGCTTATCTGCATATCCGTATGCTGAGAGGCTGGCGGGGCATCCGTTCCGCCTGGCTTGCCGTAATCGGCTTTTGTGTGATCATGTTCAATTTGCTGGCAGTAAACTTGCTTATCGTAGGTTTGCACGCGTATGCTTAA
- a CDS encoding ECF transporter S component, with amino-acid sequence MFSTRKLTLLAMLTALAAAGRIYANVLFPFLPNMQPMTSVIIICSLLLGPIAGVTIAVLSTLLSNMILGMGIWTVWQMLAWGMIGLSFGMAGKLWRTPPLIPMTIASILTGYAYGFLVSLPNIFIMEHFWAYYIAGLSFDTMHAIGNGIFFFILYPVLRRVFGRWISAS; translated from the coding sequence ATGTTCTCCACTCGTAAACTGACACTGTTGGCAATGCTAACAGCCCTGGCAGCAGCAGGGAGGATATATGCAAATGTGCTGTTCCCTTTCCTGCCGAATATGCAGCCGATGACCAGTGTCATCATCATTTGTTCGCTATTGCTCGGGCCGATTGCCGGTGTAACTATCGCTGTCTTATCTACCCTTTTATCCAATATGATACTTGGAATGGGAATATGGACGGTGTGGCAAATGCTTGCTTGGGGAATGATCGGTCTGTCATTCGGCATGGCGGGAAAGCTTTGGCGTACTCCGCCGCTGATACCGATGACCATTGCCAGCATTCTGACAGGGTATGCGTATGGATTTTTGGTTTCCTTGCCGAATATATTCATCATGGAACATTTCTGGGCCTATTACATAGCCGGATTAAGCTTTGACACAATGCATGCAATCGGAAATGGGATTTTCTTTTTCATCCTGTATCCGGTCCTTCGCAGGGTATTCGGCAGGTGGATATCGGCTTCATGA
- a CDS encoding cytochrome c biogenesis protein ResB: protein MQECAYCKDVNKLEDGRCPSCGRRSAKKMDMRYEGAVRRSQMRDRTLIDKVWRFFSSVRNGMYLLILTILATAIGTILPQRAYIPIGRMPGEFYAAEYGAFGRLYHYLGLDQLYSSWWYMTLLGLLGASILIASIDRFFPLYRALKMQPVQRKDHFLKRQMYVKDDVILDPGRLMKEIRAKRYHVRQDGESYLAEKNRFARWGPYVNHIGLLLVLLGAFLRLFPFFYQDEFVWIREGETAVVPDTDQSLFIKNERFSVDTYDADDPKFEAAIEQEGRAIPKSFMTDITVYGAEEHIAGDVPDLKPLKQMQVSVNHPVHAAGFTIYQSGYQLNEFSSLTFRAENQDGSTADFRVDTENPQPSYELDNGLHAELIDYYPDYRLEEDKVITKTKYPRNPAFVFDISDGDGHKERLFVTLDDAVPATGTDNYSVRAVDYDTHHVSGLSVKRDWTLPVFLLGGVIFMIGLIQGLYWQHRRIWIKRQTDGSYLIAGHTNKHASSFERELDLIWDSYEKGGSS, encoded by the coding sequence ATGCAGGAATGTGCTTATTGCAAGGATGTAAACAAGCTGGAGGATGGCCGATGTCCAAGCTGCGGCCGACGCTCGGCCAAAAAAATGGATATGCGCTACGAAGGGGCTGTGCGCCGGTCGCAGATGCGTGATCGGACCTTGATCGATAAAGTATGGCGCTTTTTCTCCTCTGTACGGAATGGGATGTATCTATTGATCCTGACAATACTGGCGACTGCCATCGGGACCATCCTGCCGCAGCGGGCTTACATACCAATCGGAAGGATGCCGGGGGAATTTTATGCAGCTGAATACGGTGCATTCGGCAGACTGTATCATTACTTAGGTCTCGATCAGCTGTACAGCTCATGGTGGTATATGACTTTGCTCGGATTGCTTGGCGCCAGCATCTTGATTGCCAGCATCGATCGATTCTTCCCTCTGTATCGTGCATTGAAAATGCAGCCTGTGCAGCGCAAGGATCATTTTTTGAAGCGTCAGATGTATGTCAAAGATGATGTCATACTTGATCCGGGTCGATTGATGAAGGAAATCAGGGCGAAGCGCTATCATGTCCGGCAGGACGGGGAAAGCTATTTGGCAGAGAAGAATAGGTTCGCAAGATGGGGACCTTATGTAAACCATATTGGACTGCTGCTCGTTCTGCTGGGTGCTTTCTTGCGGCTTTTCCCTTTCTTCTACCAGGATGAATTCGTTTGGATAAGAGAAGGAGAAACGGCGGTCGTACCCGACACGGACCAGTCGCTGTTCATCAAGAATGAGCGATTCAGTGTGGATACATACGATGCGGACGATCCCAAATTCGAAGCTGCGATCGAACAAGAAGGCAGGGCGATACCAAAAAGCTTCATGACAGATATCACGGTCTATGGGGCAGAGGAACATATCGCAGGTGATGTACCGGATTTGAAACCGCTGAAACAAATGCAGGTTTCCGTGAATCATCCAGTACACGCAGCAGGGTTTACGATCTATCAATCAGGTTATCAGCTGAACGAGTTCAGCAGCCTGACCTTCCGTGCCGAGAATCAGGACGGCAGTACAGCGGATTTCCGCGTCGATACTGAGAATCCCCAACCAAGTTATGAACTCGATAACGGGCTGCATGCAGAATTGATCGATTATTATCCTGATTACCGGCTGGAAGAGGATAAAGTGATCACGAAAACAAAATACCCGCGTAATCCAGCTTTTGTTTTCGATATCTCGGATGGGGATGGACATAAGGAAAGACTGTTCGTGACACTTGATGATGCTGTGCCGGCGACAGGGACGGACAATTACAGCGTTCGCGCAGTCGATTATGATACCCATCATGTAAGCGGGTTATCGGTGAAACGAGATTGGACATTGCCGGTATTTTTGCTCGGGGGTGTCATCTTCATGATCGGTCTCATTCAAGGGCTATATTGGCAGCATCGTCGAATTTGGATCAAAAGACAGACCGATGGCTCGTATTTGATTGCCGGACATACGAATAAACATGCATCCTCCTTCGAAAGAGAATTGGATCTTATTTGGGATAGCTATGAAAAAGGGGGGAGCAGCTGA
- a CDS encoding DUF4430 domain-containing protein translates to MKKTWHMLSALLLAAGILAGCGTAEESKQQDQQAEQQTEQQVTVTLTEDGKEISSKEVSFEEGDSLMDVMKENFDVEEDAGMITSIDGHSQDEDENKYWLYTVNGEMAQVGAADLELSDGDDVAFNLQAA, encoded by the coding sequence ATGAAGAAAACATGGCATATGCTATCCGCTTTGCTGCTGGCAGCAGGTATACTGGCAGGCTGCGGGACGGCGGAAGAGTCCAAGCAGCAGGATCAGCAGGCGGAGCAGCAGACCGAACAGCAGGTCACGGTTACATTGACCGAGGATGGCAAGGAGATTTCCTCTAAGGAAGTCAGCTTTGAGGAAGGAGACAGCTTGATGGATGTGATGAAGGAGAACTTCGATGTGGAAGAGGATGCCGGTATGATCACTTCCATTGATGGTCATAGTCAGGATGAAGATGAGAATAAATACTGGCTGTATACAGTCAACGGTGAAATGGCACAGGTCGGGGCAGCGGACCTGGAATTATCGGACGGTGACGACGTGGCCTTCAATCTGCAAGCTGCTTGA
- a CDS encoding pseudouridine synthase, protein MDKQAERLQKVIAHSGITSRRKAETMILEGKVKVNGKVVKELGVKVTDKDTVEVNGIPLEREKLVYYMLYKPRGVISSVQDEKDRKVVLDLMPEVTERVYPIGRLDYDTSGLLLLTNDGEFANMLMHPSQKIDKVYVAKVKGIPSQEDLKQLKRGVMIDGHKCKAVYTKLMSADRKKNTSLIQIILHEGRNRQVRKMMERIQFPVQKLKRERYGFLTLEGLQPGSYRKLTPEEVHRFKQEYKEKRK, encoded by the coding sequence ATGGATAAACAAGCAGAACGCCTGCAGAAAGTCATCGCCCATAGCGGCATTACGTCAAGAAGGAAAGCCGAGACGATGATCCTGGAAGGCAAAGTCAAGGTCAATGGCAAGGTCGTGAAGGAACTCGGCGTAAAAGTAACCGATAAGGATACGGTGGAAGTGAATGGTATACCGCTTGAAAGGGAGAAGTTGGTCTATTATATGCTGTACAAGCCTCGCGGCGTCATTTCCAGCGTGCAGGATGAGAAGGATAGGAAAGTCGTGCTGGATTTAATGCCGGAAGTGACGGAGAGGGTCTATCCGATCGGCCGGCTTGATTATGATACTTCTGGTTTGCTGCTTTTGACGAACGATGGGGAGTTCGCCAATATGCTGATGCACCCCAGCCAGAAAATCGATAAAGTATACGTGGCAAAAGTCAAAGGCATACCGAGTCAGGAAGATTTGAAGCAATTGAAACGGGGTGTCATGATCGATGGGCACAAATGCAAAGCAGTCTACACGAAGCTGATGAGTGCCGACAGGAAGAAAAATACAAGTCTTATCCAGATCATCCTGCATGAAGGGCGCAACCGCCAGGTAAGAAAGATGATGGAAAGAATCCAATTCCCTGTCCAGAAGCTCAAGCGGGAAAGGTACGGATTCCTGACGCTTGAAGGATTGCAGCCGGGCTCCTATCGGAAGCTCACGCCGGAGGAAGTGCACCGTTTCAAACAGGAATACAAAGAAAAACGTAAATAA
- a CDS encoding ATP-binding protein, with protein MLWGSVVNKLWLTILLLVSVVLGLLTFLLLEFFGNFHIEEAEESLMQTATKVSILMEEIDDKDTVYDTAERVQDPNSRIAILQDDELWLSGTDEQSEPLPGVDKDWLLADPELKKAAVNGKDVSKQLILPDSDRSVIAVGTPLQDGSGAVYVYQSLAVVKETGNQTTQIILLGAGIAFILTTVFAFFLSSRITKPLIKMQDAALNVARGQFGTEVPVVTHDEIGMLAMAFNKMGKQLEFNINALSQEKEHLSRVVNAMVDGVVMINRQGELTVTNPPAEAFIHDWQFENGETFHEVPGVWLEIMESVVATASEVTREVTIQGREWVIIATPLYDDATIRGAVAVVRDMTQERRLNKLREDFITNITHELRTPISLLQGYSEAIIDDIADTVEAKNELAQIIHDESLRIGRLVNQLLDLARMEAGDTNLVMEDVEINPFLERIVRKFQGLADEREIKLGLVNTVERSTYHFAPDAIEQVLTNLIDNAITHTENAGAVQVLVSDEKEELVMIVKDSGSGIPEEDLPFVFERFYKADKSRTRKTAKTGNGLGLAIAKNIVQAHNGTIKVTSKLHEGTTFTIRLPQDTNLT; from the coding sequence ATGCTTTGGGGCAGTGTTGTCAACAAGCTATGGCTGACCATCTTGCTGCTTGTGTCAGTCGTCCTTGGCCTGCTGACTTTTCTTTTACTGGAATTCTTCGGTAATTTTCATATTGAAGAGGCCGAAGAAAGTCTGATGCAAACAGCGACGAAGGTTTCTATCTTGATGGAAGAAATAGACGATAAGGATACGGTATATGATACGGCGGAGCGGGTGCAGGATCCGAATTCGCGCATTGCCATCCTCCAAGATGACGAACTTTGGCTATCGGGGACCGATGAGCAGTCGGAGCCTTTGCCGGGCGTGGACAAAGATTGGCTGCTGGCAGATCCGGAATTGAAAAAGGCTGCTGTGAATGGGAAAGATGTTTCCAAGCAGCTTATCCTTCCTGACTCCGACAGAAGTGTGATTGCGGTCGGGACGCCGCTCCAGGACGGTTCGGGTGCGGTTTATGTCTATCAATCACTCGCTGTCGTGAAGGAGACCGGCAACCAAACGACGCAAATCATCCTGCTGGGGGCAGGCATTGCCTTTATCCTGACGACTGTGTTTGCATTCTTCCTGTCATCCAGGATCACCAAACCGCTGATCAAGATGCAGGATGCGGCATTGAATGTCGCCCGGGGCCAATTCGGGACGGAAGTGCCTGTTGTCACACATGATGAAATCGGGATGCTGGCTATGGCCTTCAACAAGATGGGAAAACAGCTGGAATTCAATATAAATGCACTCAGTCAGGAAAAAGAACATCTTTCCCGTGTCGTCAATGCCATGGTGGATGGTGTCGTCATGATCAACCGGCAGGGCGAGCTTACGGTGACGAATCCGCCTGCCGAAGCATTCATTCATGATTGGCAATTCGAGAATGGGGAAACCTTCCATGAAGTGCCTGGCGTCTGGCTGGAAATCATGGAAAGTGTCGTCGCGACTGCCTCTGAAGTAACACGCGAAGTGACGATCCAAGGCAGGGAATGGGTGATCATCGCGACGCCGCTGTATGATGATGCGACCATTCGCGGGGCGGTAGCAGTCGTGCGGGATATGACGCAAGAACGCAGGCTGAATAAACTGCGTGAGGATTTCATCACCAATATAACCCATGAATTGCGGACGCCCATCTCCTTGCTGCAAGGTTATAGTGAGGCGATCATTGATGATATCGCTGATACAGTGGAAGCAAAAAATGAATTGGCACAGATCATCCATGACGAATCTTTGCGGATAGGGAGGCTTGTCAATCAGCTGCTCGACCTTGCCCGCATGGAAGCAGGAGATACGAATCTGGTAATGGAGGATGTGGAGATCAATCCATTCCTGGAACGAATTGTGCGCAAGTTCCAAGGATTGGCCGATGAACGGGAAATCAAGCTCGGACTCGTCAATACGGTTGAGAGGAGCACCTACCATTTTGCACCCGATGCAATCGAACAGGTGCTGACGAATTTGATAGATAACGCGATTACCCATACGGAAAATGCCGGAGCAGTCCAGGTACTCGTTTCGGACGAAAAAGAAGAGCTCGTGATGATCGTCAAAGATTCCGGCAGCGGCATACCGGAAGAAGACCTGCCTTTTGTTTTTGAACGGTTTTACAAGGCTGATAAATCAAGGACCAGAAAAACTGCAAAAACAGGAAATGGCTTAGGACTGGCTATCGCAAAGAACATCGTCCAGGCCCACAATGGGACAATCAAAGTAACGAGTAAGCTTCATGAGGGGACAACATTCACTATCCGTCTCCCGCAGGATACAAACCTGACATAA
- a CDS encoding helix-turn-helix domain-containing protein, with translation MLLASIIIHAGRTIRQERSAASIYHLLQGKRSAQTLQDAHMYGLTHLFGIYPKLSRPLFDQVAANAMNEAERFENNEIPYFKGMAFQTQTEPFLYRLLLLIQLLSNHVRREKYYIPVTDDPAIQHWIKQWYRQEQHRWEDWRNGIYKELYELLENLPSLQADLFVDRLTGYRHIGLTTEQLAEKYNVHEVDVPLYQTSTVHHLLQHAEAEEADFPHLAALVEKPEHKTRTITSTAQKTRTMLERGLSLEQIAAVRGLTENTIKDHIVEMTWLDGEELSSRFLPEADARIILECAAQAGTKKLKQIHALLEGKYDYFQIRLALALQRGQEVQA, from the coding sequence ATGCTACTGGCATCCATCATCATTCATGCCGGCCGGACCATCCGCCAGGAACGGAGTGCGGCGTCCATTTACCATCTGCTGCAAGGCAAGCGCTCTGCCCAGACGCTGCAGGATGCCCATATGTACGGTCTCACCCATTTGTTCGGTATTTACCCGAAGCTGTCCAGACCGCTGTTCGACCAGGTGGCAGCCAATGCAATGAATGAAGCGGAGCGCTTTGAAAATAATGAAATCCCGTATTTTAAAGGCATGGCCTTTCAAACGCAAACAGAGCCATTCCTATATCGCTTGCTGCTGCTCATTCAGCTGCTTTCCAATCATGTAAGGAGGGAGAAGTATTATATCCCAGTAACCGATGACCCGGCTATCCAGCATTGGATAAAACAATGGTATCGTCAGGAGCAGCACCGATGGGAGGACTGGCGTAATGGTATATATAAGGAGCTCTATGAATTGCTTGAAAACTTGCCTTCACTGCAGGCAGATTTATTTGTCGATCGTTTGACTGGATATCGGCATATCGGTTTGACGACCGAACAGCTGGCAGAAAAATACAATGTCCATGAAGTGGACGTGCCATTGTATCAAACATCGACAGTTCATCATCTTCTCCAGCATGCCGAGGCGGAAGAGGCGGATTTTCCGCATCTTGCTGCACTAGTGGAAAAACCGGAGCATAAGACTCGTACCATCACATCCACCGCCCAGAAGACACGGACGATGCTCGAACGAGGCTTGTCGCTGGAACAGATTGCGGCAGTCAGGGGCTTGACGGAAAATACGATCAAGGATCATATTGTGGAGATGACCTGGCTGGATGGGGAAGAGCTTTCCAGCAGATTCCTCCCCGAGGCCGATGCCCGGATCATCCTGGAATGTGCGGCTCAGGCAGGTACGAAAAAACTCAAACAAATACATGCTTTATTGGAAGGGAAATATGACTATTTCCAAATCAGATTGGCGTTGGCCCTGCAGAGAGGGCAGGAGGTGCAGGCATGA
- a CDS encoding ferredoxin, with translation MAMYTYVDQDTCIACGTCGAVAPDVYDYDDEGLAFVLLDRNTGTFAVPEELQEDVTEAYEGCPTESIKLSDFVIGKEALSHI, from the coding sequence ATGGCAATGTATACATATGTCGATCAGGATACTTGCATTGCCTGCGGTACATGCGGAGCTGTCGCGCCTGATGTATACGATTATGATGATGAAGGTCTCGCATTCGTCCTGCTTGACCGCAACACTGGTACCTTTGCTGTACCGGAGGAATTGCAGGAGGATGTAACAGAGGCCTATGAAGGCTGTCCAACCGAGTCGATCAAATTAAGTGATTTTGTCATCGGAAAAGAAGCATTATCCCATATATGA